Below is a window of Penaeus vannamei isolate JL-2024 chromosome 34, ASM4276789v1, whole genome shotgun sequence DNA.
cagcccgccgcccccgcccacccgccaAAGTGGCCCTCTATATGGTCTTCTTGGTTGGCGTGAGGCCTGTGGGCGTATCTGCGGGCACCGGAGTCCTCGGGCGTCACCACCAGCCTCGGGTTGACGGCAGCCACCACGCGCACGTCTGGAACGACAACCCTGCGTCAGTCACGCCACCTGGGGAGGGGCCAGCAAAACCTACACCCGCCCCAACATGCCTGGGCTGAGGGGTGAATCTGACCCTTCTGGTAACCCCTACGCCATATGCCCTCACCCCAACACATGTCCCCAAGAAGGCGGGCGATGTGCCCTCTGCAACACCGTATCACCTACAACCCTGCCGCACCTGCTGGCACATGGAAACCTAACATGTCAATATCGTTCATTCCTGATGCCTCTCTGACACCTGACACATGACACACCATCGCTGCTAAACGTCACAGACCTACAGTTAAGTCCCGAGTCTCGCTTTACGATATGTCCCGTCCGCGCCCTCAGCGCTCGGAGGCAGGGCCGGCCTCGGGCAGGTGGTAGCCCGGGTCCTCTCCCAGGACGCCCAACTCAAGCTGTGGTTCGGGCTGCGGCGCGGGCTGGCTATGCAGCTGCCCATACATGTGCTGCTgagactgctgctgctgctgctgctgttgttgttgttgctgctgttgggtctgctgtaggtggtggtgatgctgctgccgcgGCAGCTGGTGCTGCGGCTGCGCTGCCATGAGAGGGTCGTGGTGGCCCTTGGCGGCCGCGGCGGGCAGAGGCTGCGCCGTGGCGATGGCATGCTGCAGGGCCTGGTCGCGGTGCTTCTCCTCGCGGTGGTACATGGTGATGTGATACCGCAGCGAGTTCTTGGACGAGTACTTTTTGTTGCAGTACGGGCACGTGAAGATCTGCGGCACGGCGGCGTGGAGGTCGCGCACGTGCGTGTTGAGGTTGGACTTTGACGAGTAGCTCTTGAAGCAATGCGGACACTTGTACGGTTTGTAGCGGCCATCTGAAACAAAGGAAAACACGGCTGGTGAGGCAACCATCCGGGCCAACGTGTCCTGTGTCAACATGAACAACTACGGCGACGTACAACGCTGGCTGgagcccgccccctccccccgccccccagagGCTTGTTGGCCCAAGACGACAAGGAGACTACAAGAGGAAGAAGCGACAAGCCACTCTCTCTACGCGAGTGGCACCGGAGTCTGTAGGCTACAGAGGGCTTCTACAATCTACAAAGGGCGCGAAGCCATGGAGTCATAAGATGCACAGGAGGAGCAGACAAAGTCCAAGCGCAAGCACGTGTCAGGGCGCAGGTGCTCACTGGCACAGGTGCTCAGAGGCAGCCGGCAGGTGTCCCGAATTAAAACTATTCCGTGGCTTTAGACTCGTGTCGTGTTTCCCACAAAATTCCTTCGGGTCAGAATTACCTTTGTTCTGATTCATGTGGGTTTCGTTTGCCCGGAAAGTGTATGGGGCGCGGCGGCGAGTGACCTTTTAGGGGCTGACAGATGCCCTTCTTTGGGTTGAATTCACGTAATGAGGAACGAGTCGCTGCGGCCCGCGGAGGACACGGCAGCTTTGCTTTGGCTCTTGTGGCGAAGTCAGATGATAGATGCCAATAAACATTTCccaacacataaccacacacacacacacacacacacacacacacacacacacacacacacacacacacacacacacacacacacatacacacacacacacacacacacacacacacacacacacgtgtgtgtatatgtgtatatatatatatatatatatatatatatatatatatatatatatatatatatatatatatatatatatatatatatataaacacacacattcacagacagagtTCGCAGACAGAAAACAAAGGCAGCATACGTACCGACACGCCTTTTCAGAACACGCACATCGCATCTGCCAATGCTGTTGTACACCTGTAGTTTGGGATAGGTTAGGAGACTgaacaggaggaagggaaatggaaaaaaggagaaagaacgagaggggaagaaataaaTCGAGTgtagaagacagaaaaaataagcaggcagagagaaagagagagagagagagagagagagagagagagagagagagagagagagagagagagagagagagagagagagagagagagagagagagagagagagagacagagagagagagagagagagagagagagagagagagagagagagagagagagagagggagagagaggaggagagagggagagagaggaagagagagggggagagaggaagagagaggcagagaggaagagagagggagggagaggcagagagaaggagggaggaagggagggagggagggagggagggagggagggagggagggagggagggagagagagagagagagagagagagagagagagagagagagagagagagagagagagagagagagagagagagagagagagagagagagagagagggggagtgggagagaaagagagataaaatagatagacagatagagagagagagagagagaggacacatagCCCTCCCTACATACATAtttttcacttattctctctcttgttcactcgtgtgtatatgtatatataagtgtgtgtgtgtgtatactgtatatatgtatatatatatatatatatatatatatatatatatatatatatatatatatatatatatatgtatatatataatatatatatatacatatatacatatatatatatattatatatatatgtatatatatacatatatatatatatatatatatatatatatacatatacatatatatgtatatatatatatacatacatatatatatatacatatatatatatatatatatatacatacatacatacatacatatacatatatgcatacatatatacaaacacacacacacacacacacacacacacacacacacacacacacacacatatatatatatatatatatatatatatatatatatatatatatgtatatatatacatatatatgtatgtctaaatatatatttataaatatatatatgttatatatatatatatatatatatatatatatatatatatatatatatatgtatgtatatgtatatgtatatatatatatataaattatatataaatatatatatatatatatatatatatatacatacatacatacatacatacacacacacacagacacacacacacacacacacatagatatatatatatatatatatatatatatatatacatatatatatgtatatatatatatatatatatatatatatacatataaatacatatacaaccacacacacacacacacacacacacgcacacacacacacacacacacacacacacactgacacatatatatatatatata
It encodes the following:
- the LOC113819325 gene encoding zinc finger protein 384 — translated: MLTQDTLARMVASPAVFSFVSDGRYKPYKCPHCFKSYSSKSNLNTHVRDLHAAVPQIFTCPYCNKKYSSKNSLRYHITMYHREEKHRDQALQHAIATAQPLPAAAAKGHHDPLMAAQPQHQLPRQQHHHHLQQTQQQQQQQQQQQQQQSQQHMYGQLHSQPAPQPEPQLELGVLGEDPGYHLPEAGPASER